In Candidatus Aegiribacteria sp., the following proteins share a genomic window:
- a CDS encoding T9SS type A sorting domain-containing protein has translation MYFLIFFLVTSLITLTSFEAYAGTAIQTDWSGGDGIFGPVVDWGNEYFADMNMSCNNLSDLVLLPLEHTVDGAFYYAQSVYSSDVNGDGYIDILGGAGVDAITWWENVDGTGTSWTEHTIKGNVNWTFSIYSADVNGDGYMDVLGAAGDSITWWENIDGSGINWTEHTIDGDFDSARSVYSADVNGDGCMDVLGASAWDDDITWWENLDGTGTSWTEHTVDGDFDGARSVYSADVNGDGYMDVLGAANVADDITWWENLDGTGTSWTEHTVDGDFDGARSVYSADVNGDGYMDVLGAANVADDITWWENLDGTGTSWTEHTVDGGFYEARSVYSADVNGDGYMDVLGAAQSADAITWWDLTGFLPDGSLESSVLDIQESPDWQTIDWTCIEPAGTGVALQVRSSDNSSNMGEWSDTLTTSCTLEGILTDEDLYFQYRAILTTTDSLSTPVLQDVTVAWLPYIGTEEAEGASFVLHGARPNPILGTAVLVFTMLVDSGVKLTVYDLTGRVVHSINGEYEPGVYEVILDGLASGVYLIRMTSEEFTATQQFVVIE, from the coding sequence ACCGCAATCCAGACCGATTGGTCCGGTGGGGATGGAATCTTTGGGCCTGTTGTTGATTGGGGCAATGAGTATTTCGCGGATATGAACATGTCTTGCAACAATCTTTCCGATCTCGTTCTTTTACCCCTGGAACATACCGTAGACGGGGCTTTCTATTATGCCCAGTCAGTGTATTCCTCGGATGTGAACGGAGACGGCTATATTGATATTCTCGGAGGTGCCGGTGTTGACGCCATCACCTGGTGGGAGAACGTGGACGGTACGGGCACAAGCTGGACGGAACATACCATAAAAGGGAATGTCAATTGGACCTTTTCAATATACTCTGCTGACGTGAACGGAGACGGCTACATGGATGTCCTCGGAGCTGCTGGTGATTCCATCACCTGGTGGGAAAATATCGACGGCTCCGGCATAAACTGGACGGAACATACCATTGACGGGGATTTCGATAGCGCCAGGTCAGTGTATTCCGCGGATGTGAACGGAGACGGCTGCATGGATGTCCTCGGAGCATCTGCTTGGGACGACGACATCACCTGGTGGGAGAACTTGGACGGTACGGGCACAAGCTGGACGGAACATACCGTTGATGGGGATTTCGATGGTGCCAGGTCAGTGTATTCCGCTGATGTAAACGGAGACGGCTACATGGATGTCCTCGGAGCAGCAAACGTTGCAGACGACATCACCTGGTGGGAGAACTTGGACGGTACGGGCACAAGCTGGACGGAACATACCGTTGATGGGGATTTCGATGGTGCCAGGTCAGTGTATTCCGCTGATGTAAACGGAGACGGCTACATGGATGTCCTCGGAGCAGCAAACGTTGCAGACGACATCACCTGGTGGGAGAACTTGGACGGTACGGGCACAAGCTGGACGGAACATACCGTTGACGGGGGTTTCTATGAGGCCAGGTCAGTGTATTCCGCTGATGTCAACGGAGACGGATATATGGATGTTCTCGGAGCTGCTCAATCAGCTGACGCCATCACCTGGTGGGATCTGACCGGGTTTCTCCCTGATGGTTCGCTGGAATCCAGCGTGCTAGATATACAGGAGAGCCCCGACTGGCAGACTATTGACTGGACCTGTATCGAGCCAGCAGGAACAGGTGTGGCACTTCAGGTAAGGAGCTCCGACAATTCCTCGAACATGGGAGAGTGGTCAGATACACTGACAACTTCCTGTACCCTGGAAGGAATTCTGACCGACGAAGACCTTTATTTCCAGTACAGGGCAATACTGACCACAACCGACTCGCTTTCAACACCCGTACTTCAAGATGTAACTGTGGCCTGGCTGCCATACATTGGTACAGAGGAAGCGGAAGGAGCTTCATTCGTTCTACACGGTGCAAGGCCAAATCCAATACTTGGCACTGCTGTACTGGTTTTTACGATGCTTGTGGATTCAGGGGTGAAGCTGACCGTATACGACCTGACCGGGCGAGTGGTTCACTCCATTAACGGTGAATACGAGCCTGGAGTATACGAGGTAATACTGGACGGTCTGGCCAGTGGTGTGTACTTGATCCGGATGACCTCGGAAGAGTTTACGGCGACGCAGCAATTCGTCGTGATCGAATAG